In Marinobacter salinisoli, the DNA window CTGCGCATTCGATCCATCGTTATTGTTGGTGTTGAATCCTTAATTGTCCGACAAAAATAGTGAAAACTGCACAACCGTTCCATGGCGTGGCTCACGGTCTGAGTGATTGGCAGGCAAGCGTGACTCGTCGCCGCCATTTTCCGGCGGTTCGAGGTACACTGCCTGACGGTTACCTCAGGAAATCAAAGGGAGTTTGGATGGAGCCGTTAACCGGGCGCAGTCTCTGGGAACTGATCAAACATCTCCGGCATTGGCTGGCGAATCTCAACCGGGCGGGTGAGCAACGGAAGCAGCAGTCGGTGGATGCGCTGAGATCTGTGATCGTCGCGTCCCGAAGCACCGCAACCTACCTGCGTCAGGTTCGTGAAACCGGCCAACCGTCCCATGACACCGAGGCCAGGCTGTCGGAACAGTGGACCCGCCTCGGATTCGAGTTGCGCGACCTTGGGCTGATCAAGCTGGCCAAGCGGTGCGATATTTCCGGCCGCTACTGGGCCGATGCTTCCCAGTTTGAACCGGACTTTATCGAGAAGGCCGACATCAGCCTGGAGCGGATGGAGCAATTGGCCCGTTCCCTTGAAGCCGAGATTTCCCACCGCTGACGCAGCCCCTGCCCGGATATCCCCTGACAGCCGCCGGCGGCGCAATCCGGTCATCAACTACACTTGGGTGTGTCGGGACAGGTTCAGGCCTGTGACCGGTCGCCAGCGTTCGTATCTGTTGGCCAACGTACGCATTTCGGTGAGGGCGGGGGTATCCGATGCCTGACAATCGTCCGATCCCTTATTGACCCGACGCGGGTGTGGTTGAGATGGTAACTGAGCAGTTTTACCTGATTCTGGCGGATGCGCTGCTGGTGTTGCATGTGTTGTTCGTGGCGTTTGTTGTGCTCGGACTGGTGCTGATTCTGCTTGGTGGTGCGCTTCGTTGGCACTGGGTACGAAACGTCTGGTTTCGACGGGCCCATCTTGTCGCCATCGGCGTGGTAGTGCTGCAGTCCTGGCTTGGTGTTATCTGCCCGCTGACCACCTGGGAAATGGCTCTGCGCCGGAAGGCGGGGGCCGCCACCTACGACGGCTCGTTCGTCCAGCATTGGCTGCACGCCATTCTTTATTACGATGCGCCAGAGTGGGTGTTCATCGTCGTCTATTCACTGTTCGGGGCGCTGGTTCTGGCCAGCTGGTTTCTGGTTCGGCCCCGCTGAAAACGGAAGGAGGTTGTTGTGTCCGAGAACAAAACAGTCGTGATTACAGGGGCCAATCGGGGGATTGGTTTGGAGCTGGCGCGGCATTACGCAGGTGCCGGCTGCGCCGTGATCGGCGTTTGCCGGTCGCCATCGGATGAGCTTTCGGAGGTTGCCGATCGAGTGATCGATGGCGTGGATGTAACCACCGAAAACGGCATCAATACACTGAAGACCGCGCTCGAAGGTGAGCAGATTGATTTGCTGATCAACAACGCGGGCTTGTTGCAGGATGAGCAGCTCGGCAGCATCGATTTCGACTCCATTCGAACCCAGATGGAAATCAATGCCTACGCACCGCTTCGGGTTGCACAAGCCCTGGTTTCCCAGATCCCTTCCGGCGGCAAAATCGCCAACATCACCAGCCGTATGGGCTCCATCGCCGACAACGATTCGGGCGGCCGCTACGGCTACCGGGCGTCCAAGGCGGCGCTGAACGCCTTTGGGAAGTCCCTGGCGGTCGATCTGAAACCGAAGGGCATCGCTGTCGCACAGCTGCACCCGGGCTATGTGAAGACCCGGATGGTGAACTTCGGTGGTTTGATTACGCCAGAAGAGGCGGCTAAAGGTCTGGCCGAGCGCATCGGACAGCTGGACCTGGAAAATTCCGGCTCATTCTGGCACAGCAACGGTGAGGAGCTGCCCTGGTAATCGCTACCAGGGCCGGTTTAAAGCCGAATAGGTGCCTTCAGCGTACGACAAATACCGAGACGTCCGTATGCTTGACCAGATTAGCGGCATTGGAATGCAGCACGTGTAGACGATCACCAGGGCCCGGCGGGTGGGAGGCCATCACCACCAGGTCGACACCGGTGTCCTTCACAGCCTGGTGCAGTTTTTTGTCCAGCTCCACCGCGGTGTCTGGTGTCGTGATCACCATGCTGCTGGTCCGAACGCCATGGGACTTGCCCTGTTCTTCGGCAAATTCTTCCATTTTTTCGGCCAGCTCCTCGGGATTGTGCGCGACAGCCGAGGGCGTTGTGTTGGTAATGGAGAGGTAACAAAGCGCCGCGTTGTAGTGCTTGGCGATATCAATGGCTGTGCTCAGAGCTTTGGATAGCTTGTCCAAGTGTTCCAGATCCACTGGTACCAGTATCTTGCTGTACATGAGCTCCCCCGCGTGATCCCTGTTGGTTTCATTTTATTCACTGTGTGCCTTAAGCATGGCAGTGGATTGTGAAGTCTGCCAAAAATTAAGGGCTTGAGTGAAATCTTACCCGGGTTTTGGCTACAGCGCAGTGCGCTGGCTGCTATCTTCAACAACAAAGCAGGCGGACGGAAGAAGATATGCTGGATTACTTTGAGGCGGGTGCGACCGCGTGGTTCTATCCCGCTTTGACGGCGGTATTATCTGTCATCGTCACCTACGGGCTGTTTCACCTGACGCTGGCGCTTATCCACCGGCTCACCCACCGGAAAACCGTGCCCCGCCTGTTTCTGGATGCCTCATCCCGCGCGCTCAGTGTGGTGGTTTGCCTGCTCGTCCTCAACGTGGTGCTGGGGTCATCGCCGCCGGAACTGATCTGGCTGTCCCAGATACTGCACATCACCACACTGCTGCTTATTCTGGCTGTGACCTGGGCTCTGGTTCGGTGCACCTCGGCGATCGGGGACGTTATCGTCATGCTCAACCCCGTGCTTGAGGGGGAGTGGAAGCGGGCCAGGAAAGTCGAAACCCAGACCCGCTTTCTGGTGCGCGCGCTGAACATACTGATCGTCATTGTCGGGCTGGGCGCCGCGCTGATGACCTTCGAGCCGGTCCGGCATGTGGGCGGTTCTCTGCTGGCGTCGGCCGGTGTTGGTGGCATCATTCTGGGCTTCGCGGCCAGGCCGGTGCTGGGTAACCTGCTGGCGGGTATGCAGATCGCCCTGACGCAACCCTTTCGGATTGACGATGTGCTCTACGTGCAGGGGGAGTGGTGCTGGGTCGAGGAGGTAACGGCTACCTACGTCGTGCTTCGGGTGTGGGACCTGCGCCGGCTGGTGGTGCCGCTGCAGTGGTTCATCGAAAACCCGTTCCAGAACTGGTCCCGGAATTCCTCAGAGTTGCTGGGAACAGTGTTTATCCGGGTGGATTATCACATGCCAATACATCCGCTGCGGGAGGAGTTTGGCCGATTGCTACGCCAGACCTCGGAGTGGGATGGCCAGGTGGAAACGGTCCAGGTCACGGATACCGACGATCGGACCATGCAGGTGCGTTTTCTGATGAGCGCCCGGAACTCCAGCCAGACCTGGGACCTGCGATGCGCCGTCCGGGAAGGACTGATCACCTTTGTGCAGGAGCACTACCCCGAATACCTCCCGCGGGTGCGTGCCCGGCTCGTGGATACCGAGGAACCCAGCGAGGCCTAGCGACGCCAGGGCGATGGCGGCCCCTCGGTGCGTTCTCCCGGCCAGTCGGGAATCTCGCCGAAGCGGGGGCTCTGGTTTTCCCAGTCGGTTTCCGCTTCAACAATTTCCGCTCTTTCATAACCCACGTAATTCCACCACATGACGACCTCCTTTCGAAGCGGCAGGCCGCCAATCAGCAAAAGGCGGGTCAGTGGCTCGCAGGTTACCCTCAGTTGGTCAAGATTGCCTTCGATATAGGCGAGTTCGTCGGTGTTGAAGCGTTCATCGTTGATGGTGCAGGCACCGGTCAGGGGCACGATGCCGTACTCGAAACCCGGTTCCAGGATTAAATCGATCTCCTGCGCCAGTTCGCAGTCGATGTCCAAGCCGATCAGGGGCGAATACTGGAGTGTGTCAGCGCAGCGGGATCCATATTGTCCGGTCAGCAGGGTCCAGCTCGCCCCCTGAGCCTGCCAGGATGGCAGAGAGTCGTAGTGGTCGAAGCGTGCCGGGATATTGCGGTCGGCCTCGGGCAGGGCAATCCAGAGTTGCGCGGCGTGCAGGGCGCGCTCCCCGAACAAGGACTCTTCGGTGTGGCTGACGCCGTGCCCGGCGGTCATCAGGTTCACCTGACCCGGGCGAATGGGTTGGGTGGTGCCCAAGCTGTCCCGGTGCAGCAGCTCGCCTTCAATCATCCAGGTAAAGGTCTGCAGGCCGATGTGGGGATGAGGCGCCACTCGAAGCCCGGTTTCGGCTTCGCCAAAAGTCACGGGCCCGATGTGGTCGAGAAAGCACCAGGCGCCAATCTGCCGCCGCCCGACCGTGGGGAGGCAGCGGGCGACGGGAATGCCGCCCACTTCTCCGTTTCTTGCCTTTAAAAGCTGTGCCATCGCGCTGCATCCATCAGGTGTCTCCTTAGCATGGGCCGGCCCCCGTTATACGGCAAGTTTGTCCAGTGTTCGGTCTACCGACAGCCGGCCCGCACCGGAGAGCAGCAGGGAAACAGAGACCGCCAGCAGAGCCAGACCGAACTCGTAGCCGTTGTTGCTCATGAAGAGTCCATTGCCAATGTGTACGGCAAAAATGGCCACCAGCATGGTTAGCGCCAGAACGGCTGCAGCGGGGCGGACCAGCAGGCCCAGCAACAGGGCCAGGCCACCAAAAAATTCCGCACTACCTGCACCGAGTGCCATCAACCAGCCGGGCTCCAGGCCAATCGACGCCATCCACTGCCCGGTGCCCTCCAGCCCGTAACCGTCGAACCAGCCGAACAGCTTCTGGGCACCGTGGGCCATGAAGATAATGCCGGCCGGAACTCTGAGGGCCAGGGGCGCAAAGCCGGCCGAGGTAGAAAGGGTTTTCTGAATCATTGCGTTGGTCATTTCTCAACTCCTGCTTGCTCATTCATAGGGAAGATGCAGCTAGAATATCTGTAAAAAACGGATTGAATGGCGCTATTATTGCGTTATAAATATCAAAAAATCCGATGGGATGAGCTGTGCGACTACCAAAAACCACGCTTGAGCAATGGGCGATCCTGGCTGCCGTGGTGGATGAGGGCAGTTTTGCCCGAGCTGCCGAGGCGTTAAACCGAAGCCAGTCGTCGGTCAGTTACGCCCTGAAAACCATGCAGGAACAGTTGCCCGCAGACGTGCTGGAGCAGCAGGGGCGACGCGCCCGACTGACCAGCGCCGGCGAGGTTTTGTTGCGCCGTGCCCGGGCCTTGCTGACGGAAATGGACAGCCTCGAGCGACTGGCCGCGGGCATTGATCAGGGGTGGGAGCCAGAGGTTCGCCTGGCCGTCGACGTGGTGTTTCCTCCGGCCAGGCTGGCGTCGGCCATGGAGCGGTTTGTCACCCGCGACAACCCTACCCGGGTTCAGTTGACCGAATCTGTATTGTCCGGCACCCAGGAGGCGTTGATGAACGGGCAGGCTGATCTCGCCGTGGTGCACCGGCCCCCTGTGGGGTTCTGGGGGACCGAAATTCTCAATCTGGAATTTGTGGCTGTGGCCAGCCCCGATCACGAGCTGTTTGAGCTGAAAGGGCGCCTTACCCATCAAGACCTGGCGCGTTATCGTCAGTTTGTGGTTCGCGATTCCGGACTCAAGCGCAGCCAGGACAGCGGCTGGCTTGGTGCCGAGCAGCGCTGGACCGTGTCCCATCTGAAAACCTCTATTCAGTTTGTGAAACAGGGGTTGGGGTTCGCGTGGTTACCGCAGGAGCACATCCGGGAAGAACTGGCCAGCGGCGCTTTGCGCCCAATTCCTCTCGCCGAAGGCGCCCGACGGACCGAACCGCTGTTTCTGGTGTTTGCCGACAGGGACAGCGCCGGGCCTGCCACCCGGGCTCTGGCCGATGAAATTCTGTCGGCGTGCGCGGCGGCCTCAGACTGACGGTCGCGACGATAGCGGCGGAAAAAATTGATCGGCCCGGCTTGTTAGTGGGCCACTGGCTGGGACATCATGCGGTATTGCCAAAAAGGCCGGGGTGCCCTGGCGGAAACAACATCATCGATAAGGAGTCCTGTCTTGTCTGAGCTCGCTACCTACGAAAGCTTCAACGTCGAAGTGAACGATTACATCGCGCACGTTCAGTTCAGCCGTCCGGATAAGCTGAACACCATGAACAAGGCGTTCTGGCTTGAGCTGCCGCGCTGCATGCAGGACATCGAGGCCAACACCGACGCGCGGGTCATTGTGATTTCAAGCACTGGCAAGCATTTCTCTGCGGGTATGGATCTGGGCGTGTTCAGCGATACCAAATCTATTCCCATGACCGGCGATCCCGGCCGCATGGCCGAGAACCTGCGTCGGGTGGTGCTGCAGATTCAGGACACCGTGAGCTCTCTGGAAAAAGTCCGCCTGCCGGTTCTGGCGGCCATTCACGGTGGCTGTATTGGTGGCGCGCTGGATCTGGTGTGTGCGGCCGACAGCCGTTACTGCACCGACGACGCCTACTTCACCATCAAGGAAACCGAACTGGGCATGACCGCCGACGTGGGCACGCTGCAGCGGCTGCCCAAATTGATGCCCGAGGGCGTGGTGCGTGAGCTGGCGTATACCGGCCGCAAGTTTTCTGCCCAGGAAGCCCGGAACCTGGGCTTCGTCAATGCTGTGTATCCGTCTCAGGAAGCGCTGCTGGATGCGGTGATGGGCATTGCCCGTCAGATCGCGGCCAATTCGCCGCTGGCGGTGACGGGCTGCAAGGAAATGATCAACTTCACCCGTGACCATTCGGTGGAAGACAGCCTGCGCTACATGGCCACCTGGCAAGCGGGCATGTTCCGCCCGGGGGATATGATGAAAACGTTCCAGGCCAAGGCTCAGAAACAGCAGCCGGAATACGACGACCTGTTCCCGGTGAAGGGTCTGTTCGAGTCCTGAATGTCGGCCGGTAAGTCCCGCGGCGCCATGTCATCGCGCACCGCCCTGGTGTTTCAGGGCGGTATCGGTGTCGTGGGGCTGCTGGCTATTCTGATCCTCGACATTCCCGTGCAGAACGATGGCCTCGCTGGCACGGCCAGTGTTTTCTGGGGCTGTCTGGGCGCCCTGGCCACCTATCTTTTTCTGATCCTGCTCACCCGAGTCCCCGGCCTGTTTCCAGATGACCTGGAACGGCAGATGCGCGCCCTCCGTGCGTTCGCGCTTGGGCTGGGCGCTCCGACCCTTCTGGCTTTGTGTATTCTTGCCGGGGTGGGCGAGGAGCTGCTGTTCCGAGCTGCCTTGCAGGGCTGGCTGGCCGGCGAGCTTGGCCTTTATCCCGCGGTGGGGCTCGCCTCGGTTCTGTTCGGCCTGGCCCACTACGTGTCCTTCAGCTATTTCCTGGTCGCCACCGGGCTGGGCCTTTTGCTCGGCAGCGTGTATGTGGTGTCCGGCAGCCTGTCGCTGGTGATGGTCTGGCATGCGGTGTACGACATGATTGCGCTGTTCTGTTTGCTGCGCTTCCCGCACTGGTTCGGCCTCGCACCCAAGCACCCCAACTGAATAACCGGAGT includes these proteins:
- a CDS encoding DUF2784 domain-containing protein, with the translated sequence MVTEQFYLILADALLVLHVLFVAFVVLGLVLILLGGALRWHWVRNVWFRRAHLVAIGVVVLQSWLGVICPLTTWEMALRRKAGAATYDGSFVQHWLHAILYYDAPEWVFIVVYSLFGALVLASWFLVRPR
- a CDS encoding crotonase/enoyl-CoA hydratase family protein; protein product: MSELATYESFNVEVNDYIAHVQFSRPDKLNTMNKAFWLELPRCMQDIEANTDARVIVISSTGKHFSAGMDLGVFSDTKSIPMTGDPGRMAENLRRVVLQIQDTVSSLEKVRLPVLAAIHGGCIGGALDLVCAADSRYCTDDAYFTIKETELGMTADVGTLQRLPKLMPEGVVRELAYTGRKFSAQEARNLGFVNAVYPSQEALLDAVMGIARQIAANSPLAVTGCKEMINFTRDHSVEDSLRYMATWQAGMFRPGDMMKTFQAKAQKQQPEYDDLFPVKGLFES
- a CDS encoding universal stress protein — translated: MYSKILVPVDLEHLDKLSKALSTAIDIAKHYNAALCYLSITNTTPSAVAHNPEELAEKMEEFAEEQGKSHGVRTSSMVITTPDTAVELDKKLHQAVKDTGVDLVVMASHPPGPGDRLHVLHSNAANLVKHTDVSVFVVR
- a CDS encoding CPBP family intramembrane glutamic endopeptidase; translated protein: MSAGKSRGAMSSRTALVFQGGIGVVGLLAILILDIPVQNDGLAGTASVFWGCLGALATYLFLILLTRVPGLFPDDLERQMRALRAFALGLGAPTLLALCILAGVGEELLFRAALQGWLAGELGLYPAVGLASVLFGLAHYVSFSYFLVATGLGLLLGSVYVVSGSLSLVMVWHAVYDMIALFCLLRFPHWFGLAPKHPN
- a CDS encoding mechanosensitive ion channel family protein, which translates into the protein MLDYFEAGATAWFYPALTAVLSVIVTYGLFHLTLALIHRLTHRKTVPRLFLDASSRALSVVVCLLVLNVVLGSSPPELIWLSQILHITTLLLILAVTWALVRCTSAIGDVIVMLNPVLEGEWKRARKVETQTRFLVRALNILIVIVGLGAALMTFEPVRHVGGSLLASAGVGGIILGFAARPVLGNLLAGMQIALTQPFRIDDVLYVQGEWCWVEEVTATYVVLRVWDLRRLVVPLQWFIENPFQNWSRNSSELLGTVFIRVDYHMPIHPLREEFGRLLRQTSEWDGQVETVQVTDTDDRTMQVRFLMSARNSSQTWDLRCAVREGLITFVQEHYPEYLPRVRARLVDTEEPSEA
- a CDS encoding LysR family transcriptional regulator, which codes for MRLPKTTLEQWAILAAVVDEGSFARAAEALNRSQSSVSYALKTMQEQLPADVLEQQGRRARLTSAGEVLLRRARALLTEMDSLERLAAGIDQGWEPEVRLAVDVVFPPARLASAMERFVTRDNPTRVQLTESVLSGTQEALMNGQADLAVVHRPPVGFWGTEILNLEFVAVASPDHELFELKGRLTHQDLARYRQFVVRDSGLKRSQDSGWLGAEQRWTVSHLKTSIQFVKQGLGFAWLPQEHIREELASGALRPIPLAEGARRTEPLFLVFADRDSAGPATRALADEILSACAAASD
- a CDS encoding DoxX family protein, with protein sequence MTNAMIQKTLSTSAGFAPLALRVPAGIIFMAHGAQKLFGWFDGYGLEGTGQWMASIGLEPGWLMALGAGSAEFFGGLALLLGLLVRPAAAVLALTMLVAIFAVHIGNGLFMSNNGYEFGLALLAVSVSLLLSGAGRLSVDRTLDKLAV
- a CDS encoding SDR family oxidoreductase, which translates into the protein MSENKTVVITGANRGIGLELARHYAGAGCAVIGVCRSPSDELSEVADRVIDGVDVTTENGINTLKTALEGEQIDLLINNAGLLQDEQLGSIDFDSIRTQMEINAYAPLRVAQALVSQIPSGGKIANITSRMGSIADNDSGGRYGYRASKAALNAFGKSLAVDLKPKGIAVAQLHPGYVKTRMVNFGGLITPEEAAKGLAERIGQLDLENSGSFWHSNGEELPW
- a CDS encoding pirin family protein gives rise to the protein MAQLLKARNGEVGGIPVARCLPTVGRRQIGAWCFLDHIGPVTFGEAETGLRVAPHPHIGLQTFTWMIEGELLHRDSLGTTQPIRPGQVNLMTAGHGVSHTEESLFGERALHAAQLWIALPEADRNIPARFDHYDSLPSWQAQGASWTLLTGQYGSRCADTLQYSPLIGLDIDCELAQEIDLILEPGFEYGIVPLTGACTINDERFNTDELAYIEGNLDQLRVTCEPLTRLLLIGGLPLRKEVVMWWNYVGYERAEIVEAETDWENQSPRFGEIPDWPGERTEGPPSPWRR